AAGTTTGCTTGGGCTGGAGTGCGTGTTTTTCAGGAGGATTGGTGTGGGGAGATTTTGTCGGGCGTTTATTCTCGGCATTGGCTTGTACGTTGCATGCATTGAAAAAAGACAAGACTGTTTTTAGAGAGGTCTCTGTGCAAAGAATGCTTTTCTTGCTAAAGCGATATAAAGAATGTCCCATTTATGTTATGCCCGCTCAATTATTAAATACTGTTGGAGGATATTTACCTGTATTTTTTTTGGCGGCTTATTTTTCCAAGACAGAATTGGGGTATTATTCAATGACAATGATGCTTTTAACATTGCCTCTTTCGGTTGTCGGAATTGCAATTAGGGATGTTTTCCGTCAGAGAGCTTCTGTTGAATACATGGAAAGAGGATGTTGTAGTGATCTTTACAGAAGGATATTGATTCCTTTGGCCGGGGTATCTTTATTGGTATTTTCTTTGTTATTCATTGTTGCTCCCTGGGTATTTTCATTTGTACTGGGAGAGCAATGGAAGGAGGCTGGTGTTTACGCTCGTGTTTTGTCACCGATGTTAGCCATTAGTTTTGTATCGGAAGTAGGTACAGCCATGTTTTTTATTGCGGAGAAGATGAAAGATTTAATGAAATGGCAGATTACATATTTTTCTTGTTCCTTATTTTCGTTATGGTTGGGTGTGTATGTTTTTAATGATATAAAAATGGTTTTACTTTGTTTTGTATGTGGAAGAAGTCTTGTATATCTCATTAGTATTTTTATGACGTACAGATATACTTTAGGTCATTAAATATTGAAAATATGCAAACGAGATTTTGTAATAATTTTATTTTAATTGTTAGTATTTTCGTATATCGAATATTGTTGGATTTGTGTTACCTTATTATTATTACGAGATATTATGAATATTTAAATTATAAAAACGAGTTCTCTACAGTGAATTATATAATTTCATGGAGTGTCTTATTATTATTATTGCCGTTTATTGTTTCTTTTTTCAAATGGAAAAATAGTGAAAGATTGTTTGCTAATATAATGAGTTTGATTTTTTTAATTCGTTTTATTCCTGGAACATCTTTGATGGCGTTTATGCCTATGCCTTTAAATATGTTGATGTATTACGTTTTGTATTGGTTGTTAATTTGTTTTGCTTCTTATATTGTAAGACCAACACGTGTATATAATAACATGTCTAATCATATGCCTATAATATTATATGCTATTATGGGAATATTGTGTTGTACGGTTTTATATATTTCTGGAGTATATGCAGGATTTCGACTTAGATTGGATCTTGGTTCTGTTTATGACTTAAGACTAGAAGCAAGGTCTTGGGATTTACCAGTAATATTAACTTATTTGTTACCAGCAGCGGTGACAATTCTTCCTATATTCTTGATTTTATTTTGGTTAAAGAATAAAATAATCGTGGTCGGAATGTTAACTTTTGTGATTCTATTAAATTTTTCTGTTAATGGAATGAAGAGTATTTTATTTTTTTTGGTTTTGTGTTTTATTGGTTATTATTTCTATAATGAAAATAAAATTAGATTGCTCCCTTGGGTTTTTATTTTAATATTAGTTAGTGCATTATTTGAATATAAGTTTTTTAATACATATCTAATTGCAGGATTTGGTGTTATTAGATCATTATTTACGCCAAGTAAAATAGATTATTATTATTATGATTTTTTTCAAACTCATGAATTTGATTATTTTAGGCAAAGTTTTCTTCGTTGGTTTGGAGTTTCTTCTCCATATAAAGTAGATATTGCTCGTATAATAGGGAATGAATATTATGGTAATATAGATAATAGTGCTAATAATGGATTGTTTTCTGATGCGTATAAAAATTTTGGAGTTATAGGTATTTTTGTTTTTCCATTCATCCTTGTTTATATATTTAAATTGCTAAATTCTTGTGCTAAAGGATTGGATTTTAGATTATTGACATTGCCAATATTTGTTTGTGTAACTTGGTTTTCTAGTGCTTCTTTTACGAATGTTTTGTTAACAAATGGGATATTGTTAATGATGATTGTTTTAGCATGTATTCCTAGGTATAATAGCTGTAATTATGATTAGATGAAAAAAAAAATTTGCCATTTAACTAGCGTTCACTCAATTAATGATAGTCGGATATTTTACAGAGAATGTTTCTCTTTGTTAAAAAACGGGTTTAATGTATCTTATATTGTACCTAATGTGGAAGAAAAATGTGAAAACAATATACATATTATAGGGGTTCATTGTAAGAAACAAGGACGATTATATAGAATGTTTATTTTTCCACGATTTATTTATAAGAAAGCATTGGAAATAAATGCAGATATCTATCATTTTCATGATCCGGAATTAATGCCTGTTGGTTTGAAATTAATGAAAGCGGGTAAAAAAGTTATTTACGATGTTCATGAAGATATTAGAAAGAAGATGACCTCAAAGCCATATATACCAACTCTAATAGGATATATATTGAATATATTAATTGGTTGGTATGAAGATGTATGTGTGAAAAAATTTTCTGGTGTCGTTTGTGCTACTGATTTTATAGCAAAAAGATTTTATAGTTTAAACTCAAATGTTGTTGTAGTAAAAAATTATCCGATAATAAACCCAATAGATATTGATGTAGAAAGAGAATCTAATTGTTGTGTATTTGCAGGAATTCTTTCTGAAAATTTATGTATTTATGAAATGGTAGAGTCATTGGCTTTAACTAAAAATAAGATAAAGTTGTATCTTGCAGGGAGATGGAGTGATGAAAAATATAGATTGAAAGTAATGTCATCTAGAGGTTGGAAATACGTGGATTTTTTAGGGTATTGTTCAAAGCAGAAAGTACAAGAATTGATGCAACGAGCTTCTATTGGCATTGTTTTACAAAGAGATAATTTTGTTATGAGACAGGCAATTAGTACAAAATTATTTGAATATATGCAAAATATTTTACCTGTAATATCTTCTAATTTGCCTTTGCATAAAGAGATTAATGATGAGTTTTGTAATCAAATATTAGTTGATCCGTTAGTGTTGAGTGAGGTTGCTGGAGCAATTGATTATTTGATTGATAATGTAGATGTTGCGCGAGAAAAAGGATGTAATGGAAGAAGAGCGATCTGTGAAAAATATAATTGGACTTCAGAAGAGTTAAAATTAATTGATTTATACAATCGATTATAGATTTAGTGATGAACAAAATATTAGAATCTTTCTATTTTAGGATGCCATTGTTTATGCAGAATATGGGAATTTCTGTTTATGGTTATTTTTGGAAAAAACACCGTTTAGGAGGAATCTTTTTACCTGAAGTTAAAGCAGCTCGTGAGCGTGAATTTTATACTTATGAACAATGGAAGGGGTATCAAACGAAAGTATTGCGAAAGTTATTGATACATGCGTTTGATTCGGTCCCTTTTTACGGTGAAAGATATCGTTCTCTAGGTATAGATCGAAGTTTTTTGGCTAATATCAAATTAGAAGAGTTAAAATTATTACCTTATACCACAAAAGAAGATTTTCGTAAATATGGGGATTCAACAATGTTGTCTTCTAAATTGTTGAAAGGTAATTTTGAACATAGTAGTGGTTCTACGGGTACTCCTGTGCATATTTATATGCCGGATTATGTAGCTCAAACTTTTTCCGCTTTAATGGAAAATAGAGTTAGAAATTGGGCTGGAGTTGATTATAGAACTCCACGAGGAATGGTTGGTGGAAGAAGAATAATTCCGGACAGTCATATGGAACCACCATTTTACCGTTATAATTTTGTTGAGAAACAGACTTATTTTTCAGCTTACCACATCTCAGAGCAAACGATAGGGGATTATTTGAATGGAATTATTGAAAATAAGGTCGAGTGGATGACGGGATATGCAATGAGTAATTATTTTATTGCAGATTTTATTCGTAAAACAGGTTTAAAAGCCCCGCAATTGACGGCTGTAATAACTTCAAGTGAAAAATTAACAGAGAAAATGCGGGAGGTTATATCTGCCGTTTTTGGATGTAAAGTTTTTGATTCTTATAGTGGATGCGAAGCGTGTGGTTTAATTTCCGAATCTGCTGAAGGTGAATTGTTAGTTAGTCCCGATGCTGGTATTATGGAATTTATAAACGAAGATGGGAATGAGGTTTCTAATGGAGAAGTTGGAGAAATTGTATCTACGGGCTTGATTAATTTTGATCAACCATTAATTCGTTATAG
The window above is part of the Butyricimonas paravirosa genome. Proteins encoded here:
- a CDS encoding glycosyltransferase, translating into MKKKICHLTSVHSINDSRIFYRECFSLLKNGFNVSYIVPNVEEKCENNIHIIGVHCKKQGRLYRMFIFPRFIYKKALEINADIYHFHDPELMPVGLKLMKAGKKVIYDVHEDIRKKMTSKPYIPTLIGYILNILIGWYEDVCVKKFSGVVCATDFIAKRFYSLNSNVVVVKNYPIINPIDIDVERESNCCVFAGILSENLCIYEMVESLALTKNKIKLYLAGRWSDEKYRLKVMSSRGWKYVDFLGYCSKQKVQELMQRASIGIVLQRDNFVMRQAISTKLFEYMQNILPVISSNLPLHKEINDEFCNQILVDPLVLSEVAGAIDYLIDNVDVAREKGCNGRRAICEKYNWTSEELKLIDLYNRL
- a CDS encoding O-antigen polymerase; this translates as MNYIISWSVLLLLLPFIVSFFKWKNSERLFANIMSLIFLIRFIPGTSLMAFMPMPLNMLMYYVLYWLLICFASYIVRPTRVYNNMSNHMPIILYAIMGILCCTVLYISGVYAGFRLRLDLGSVYDLRLEARSWDLPVILTYLLPAAVTILPIFLILFWLKNKIIVVGMLTFVILLNFSVNGMKSILFFLVLCFIGYYFYNENKIRLLPWVFILILVSALFEYKFFNTYLIAGFGVIRSLFTPSKIDYYYYDFFQTHEFDYFRQSFLRWFGVSSPYKVDIARIIGNEYYGNIDNSANNGLFSDAYKNFGVIGIFVFPFILVYIFKLLNSCAKGLDFRLLTLPIFVCVTWFSSASFTNVLLTNGILLMMIVLACIPRYNSCNYD
- a CDS encoding oligosaccharide flippase family protein — translated: MKKVFFYKRKGFLTDAFIVTLGTIAAQVLPLIFYPVLTRLFSPADFGILATITAITGVLTVIVTGKYETIVLIVDDKKDTANLLIAILLISLCSLLISEILMWIFSSEISVLFNDPELRYWLFLCPILSFCIVIYQCYNEWCVKYKYFANLSWNKITNAGAIVLSKVCLGWSACFSGGLVWGDFVGRLFSALACTLHALKKDKTVFREVSVQRMLFLLKRYKECPIYVMPAQLLNTVGGYLPVFFLAAYFSKTELGYYSMTMMLLTLPLSVVGIAIRDVFRQRASVEYMERGCCSDLYRRILIPLAGVSLLVFSLLFIVAPWVFSFVLGEQWKEAGVYARVLSPMLAISFVSEVGTAMFFIAEKMKDLMKWQITYFSCSLFSLWLGVYVFNDIKMVLLCFVCGRSLVYLISIFMTYRYTLGH
- a CDS encoding phenylacetate--CoA ligase family protein; the protein is MNKILESFYFRMPLFMQNMGISVYGYFWKKHRLGGIFLPEVKAAREREFYTYEQWKGYQTKVLRKLLIHAFDSVPFYGERYRSLGIDRSFLANIKLEELKLLPYTTKEDFRKYGDSTMLSSKLLKGNFEHSSGSTGTPVHIYMPDYVAQTFSALMENRVRNWAGVDYRTPRGMVGGRRIIPDSHMEPPFYRYNFVEKQTYFSAYHISEQTIGDYLNGIIENKVEWMTGYAMSNYFIADFIRKTGLKAPQLTAVITSSEKLTEKMREVISAVFGCKVFDSYSGCEACGLISESAEGELLVSPDAGIMEFINEDGNEVSNGEVGEIVSTGLINFDQPLIRYRIGDMVRIAKDQSLKTKHQMTKIDEIIGRVEDVVVGVDGRKMVRFHGLFIGIKGLVQSQLVQLTYTDFEIKLIVEKLFYNKNEAEAIISQRLESQIGKVAVKFDYVSVLPAGKNGKVKAVISNVVK